Within the Microcoleus sp. bin38.metabat.b11b12b14.051 genome, the region TTAGTGGAGAACAAACTCATGGCAAAAGAACGCCCACCATTAGAAGAGATGACTTTGCGACAACTCCGCAGAGTTGCTAGCGAATGTGGAGTCTCTCGCTACAGCCGGATGCGGAAATCGCAACTTCTGGCATCAATTCAAGAAATTCAGCGCAACAAGTTTTCATACAGTCCATCTCGCAAACTAGAGGCACAAGAAGCAGTGGAAGCAGCAAAGTTTGAACTAGGTCAAGAAGATAGAACAGGCGGTTCGTTGTCGTCTGTAGATGAAGGTTTAGCAGATTTGCCCAACGGTTACGGTGAAAGCCGGGTTGTTTTGATGCCCCGCGATCCAGAATGGGCTTACACCTACTGGGATATCCCCAACGATCGCAAAGAAGAATTGCGCCGCCAAGGTGGACAGCAACTCGCCCTCCGGATCTACGACGTTACAGATGTTAACCTCGACATCCAAAGCCCCCACAGCATTCAAGAATATCCCTGCGACGAACTGGCGCGGGAATGGTACGTGCCAATCCCCGTTAGCGATCGCGATTATGCGATCGACATCGGCTACCGCTGTGCAGACGGCCGTTGGTTGGTGTTGGCGCGATCGGCAGAAGTCCGCGTCCCGCCCATCTATCCTAGTGACTGGATTGAAGACCAATTCATCACCCTCGACTGGGAAGAAGACTTGCGCGGCCAAACCTTCGCCGAACTGGTTCCCCCAGCCAAGAAAATGGCAAAAGCCACCAACGGCGGTTACAGCACCGGCAACGCCATCTACGAACAAATCTTCGGCATGGCAGAATCGGCAGAATCGATGCGCGTAGCAGGTTCGATGTTCGGTTCCATGCAGCACGTTGCAGGTTCGATCCAGCAATCCGCAATCCACGAACAAGCTTTGAGTTCCTACGTATTCCCCTCCGGTGTCGGAATGTGGGCTGGGGCCGGAATCTCTGCCCTCACCGCGTCAGGTGTGGGTATGTCCGGCC harbors:
- a CDS encoding DUF4912 domain-containing protein; protein product: MAKERPPLEEMTLRQLRRVASECGVSRYSRMRKSQLLASIQEIQRNKFSYSPSRKLEAQEAVEAAKFELGQEDRTGGSLSSVDEGLADLPNGYGESRVVLMPRDPEWAYTYWDIPNDRKEELRRQGGQQLALRIYDVTDVNLDIQSPHSIQEYPCDELAREWYVPIPVSDRDYAIDIGYRCADGRWLVLARSAEVRVPPIYPSDWIEDQFITLDWEEDLRGQTFAELVPPAKKMAKATNGGYSTGNAIYEQIFGMAESAESMRVAGSMFGSMQHVAGSIQQSAIHEQALSSYVFPSGVGMWAGAGISALTASGVGMSGLTASGVGMSGLTASGVGMSGLTMSGVGLSGLTMSGFGMSSGVGMSGVGFAAPMRPRQFWLVADAELIVYGATEPDATVYVGGQPIKLNADGTFRFQMSFQDGLIDYPIFAVAADGEQNRAVHMKFERETPERRTNTKEDSVVEWLG